The following proteins are co-located in the Castor canadensis chromosome 5, mCasCan1.hap1v2, whole genome shotgun sequence genome:
- the Tff2 gene encoding trefoil factor 2, with product MIKTAGGRIKHSAGCPGCSGADMEPQSARLLAVILILGLCALVGGQKPSPCQCSRLSTDNRKNCGFPGITSDQCFTLGCCFDSSIVGVPWCFHPLPEQESEECVMEVSARENCGYPGISPEECASRQCCFSDVIPDVPWCFFPESVKDCHY from the exons ATGATAAAAACAGCCGGTGGTAGGATTAAGCATTCCGCAGGTTGTCCTGGGTGCAGTGGAGCAGACATGGAACCTCAAAGTGCCCGGCTCCTGGCAGTGATCCTCATCCTGGGACTGTGTGCCCTGGTGGGGGGCCAGAAACCTT CCCCCTGCCAGTGCTCAAGGTTGAGTACTGACAACAGGAAGAACTGTGGCTTCCCGGGCATCACCAGCGACCAGTGCTTCACTCTTGGATGTTGCTTTGACTCCAGCATTGTTGGGGTCCCCTGGTGTTTCCATCCCCTCCCAGAGCAAG AATCAGAGGAGTGTGTTATGGAAGTCTCAGCTCGTGAGAACTGTGGCTACCCGGGCATCAGCCCCGAGGAGTGTGCCTCCCGCCAGTGCTGCTTTTCCGACGTGATCCCTGACGTGCCTTGGTGCTTCTTCCCAGAGTCTGTGAAAG